The following coding sequences lie in one Notolabrus celidotus isolate fNotCel1 chromosome 6, fNotCel1.pri, whole genome shotgun sequence genomic window:
- the LOC117814213 gene encoding cytochrome c oxidase copper chaperone-like yields MSTLSAASVESSAEIVEKKPLKPCCACPETKKVRDACIIEKGEENCSILIEQHKDCMRALGFKI; encoded by the coding sequence ATGTCGACCCTGTCTGCAGCCAGCGTAGAGTCCTCCGCCGAGATCGTTGAGAAGAAGCCACTGAAGCCATGCTGCGCTTGTCCAGAGACAAAGAAAGTCAGGGATGCCTGCATCATtgagaagggagaggagaactGCTCCATCCTGATTGAGCAGCATAAAGACTGCATGAGGGCGCTTGGCTTCAAGATCTAA